A region of Saccharomyces mikatae IFO 1815 strain IFO1815 genome assembly, chromosome: 12 DNA encodes the following proteins:
- the ACE2 gene encoding DNA-binding transcription factor ACE2 (similar to Saccharomyces cerevisiae SWI5 (YDR146C) and ACE2 (YLR131C); ancestral locus Anc_8.326), producing MDNVADPWYISSSGFVKDLQDEDYNQHPDNVNANIPQSENYPLNNDNANGLDNLIGMDYYNIDDLLTQELRDLDIPLVPSPRAGDDLCDKKNMDSAWSFGDDNNKFSHYSKKSMSSHKRGLSGTAIFGFLGHNKTLSISSLQQSILNMSKDPQPMELINEFKTQTAKANNEDFAQIREKDGENSYLSQVLLKQQEELRIALEKQKEVNEKLEKQLRDNQLQQEKLRRVLEEQEEVAQKLVSGTAKSNSKPGSPVILKTPAMQNSRTKDNAIIVTTNSANGGYQFPPPTLISPPMSNTSMNGSPSRKYRRNRYPNKSPESNELNLFPSNSAYLRDSELLSFSPQNYDLNMNTLAYDYEYNNRDKNDNSKRINTGDNISRLFEKTSPGEISTSPRISGNGLRSPFLLIADKNRDDRYLASTFTPRTQLSPIHKKRESAVSTVSTISQLQDDTEPIHMRNTQIPMARNGNALPSSTILPPIPGSSNNTPIKTSLPQKHIFQHTPVKVLPKDRNNLDPLLNAPDLTEHQLEIKTPIRRDSQNEMDCRTRAPPIARNPHKSPTLDITPPPPGEIIPRTSPMKITKKPTTLPPGTIDQYVKELPDKLFECLYPNCSKVFKRRYNIRSHIQTHLQDRPYACDFPGCAKAFVRNHDLIRHKISHNAKKFICPCGKRFNREDALMVHRSRMVCTGGKKLEHSISKKHISPKKSLLDSPYETSPVKETIARDKDGSVLMKMEQQLRDDMRKHGLLDPPPSTAPYEKNPSPTPSNESVGL from the coding sequence ATGGATAACGTTGCTGATCCGTGGTACATAAGCTCCTCGGGCTTCGTGAAGGACCTTCAAGATGAAGACTATAATCAACATCCTGATAATGTCAATGCTAACATACCGCAATCCGAAAATTATCCTttgaataatgataatgcCAATGGTCTTGATAACTTGATAGGAATGGACTACTATAACATTGATGACCTGTTGACTCAAGAGCTGAGAGACCTAGATATTCCTTTAGTACCTTCCCCTAGGGCTGGTGATGACCTttgtgataaaaaaaatatggacAGCGCTTGGAGTTTTGGTGATGACAACAATAAATTTTCTCACTATAGCAAGAAATCAATGTCATCACATAAGAGAGGTCTAAGTGGCACAGCAATATTCGGATTTCTTGGTCACAATAAAACATTGAGTATCTCCAGTTTGCAGCAATCTATTCTAAACATGTCAAAAGACCCTCAACCTATGGAACTCATAAACGAATTTAAAACCCAGACTGCAAAAGCCAATAATGAGGATTTTGCCCAAATAAGGGAAAAGGATGGTGAAAATAGCTATTTAAGTCAGGTCTTGCTAAAACAGCAGGAGGAGCTAAGGATTGCGCTtgagaaacaaaaagaagtgAACGAAAAATTGGAGAAGCAGTTAAGAGATAATCAGTTAcagcaagaaaaattgcGAAGAGTATtggaagaacaagaagaagtgGCTCAAAAATTAGTATCTGGGACTGCAAAGTCCAACTCCAAACCCGGATCACCAGTAATATTAAAGACACCAGCGATGCAAAACAGTAGAACAAAGGATAATGCTATAATCGTCACGACAAACTCTGCAAATGGAGGGTATCAATTCCCCCCACCGACATTAATATCTCCTCCTATGTCCAATACATCAATGAATGGTTCCCCATCCAGAAAATACCGTAGGAACAGATATCCGAATAAAAGCCCAGAAAGTAACGAGTTGAACCTATTTCCCTCTAACAGCGCCTACTTAAGAGATTCTGAATTGCTCTCATTTTCTCCACAGAATTATGATTTAAATATGAATACTCTTGCATATGATTATGAGTACAACAATAGGGACAAAAACGATAATAGTAAGAGAATCAATACAGGCGACAACATTTCCCGACTGTTTGAAAAGACTTCTCCAGGTGAAATTAGTACCTCTCCAAGGATAAGTGGAAACGGTTTGAGATCACCATTTCTCCTCATTGCCGATAAAAACAGGGATGACCGATATCTCGCTAGCACGTTCACACCTAGAACACAGTTATCACCTattcataaaaaaagagaatctGCAGTTTCCACAGTCTCGACTATTTCACAATTACAAGATGATACTGAACCCATCCACATGCGAAATACCCAGATCCCAATGGCTAGAAACGGAAACGCTTTGCCATCATCCACCATATTACCTCCAATTCCGGGTTCCAGCAATAACACACCAATTAAAACTTCTCTACCACAAAAGCATATATTTCAACATACACCCGTTAAAGTCTTACCAAAGGACAGAAATAATCTAGATCCTCTTTTAAACGCACCAGATTTAACAGAACATCAGCTGGAAATTAAGACACCAATACGAAGAGACAGCCAGAATGAGATGGATTGTCGTACGCGAGCACCACCTATTGCACGGAATCCTCATAAAAGCCCTACTTTGGACATTACTCCTCCCCCTCCAGGCGAAATAATACCTAGAACATCACCTATGAAAATCACGAAGAAGCCAACAACGCTGCCTCCGGGTACCATTGACCAGTATGTTAAGGAACTACCCGATAAACTTTTCGAGTGCCTGTATCCTAACTGCAGCAAAGTATTCAAACGCAGATACAATATAAGGTCCCACATTCAAACACACTTACAAGACAGACCATACGCATGCGACTTCCCCGGTTGCGCAAAAGCATTTGTCCGCAATCATGATTTAATAAGACACAAGATTTCCCATAACGCCAAGAAATTTATTTGCCCATGCGGAAAGAGATTTAACAGGGAAGACGCCCTAATGGTGCACAGAAGTCGGATGGTTTGCACGGGTGGTAAAAAACTAGAGCATTCTATCAGCAAGAAGCATATATCACCCAAAAAGAGCCTACTTGACAGCCCATATGAGACAAGTCCCGTGAAAGAAACTATTGCCCGAGACAAAGATGGAAGTGTCCTAATGAAAATGGAACAACAGCTGCGAGATGATATGCGGAAACACGGATTATTGGATCCACCACCATCCACGGCGccatatgaaaaaaatccgAGTCCTACCCCTTCGAACGAAAGTGTCGGTCTCTGA
- the USB1 gene encoding phosphoric diester hydrolase (similar to Saccharomyces cerevisiae USB1 (YLR132C); ancestral locus Anc_8.327), producing the protein MEFISIDYSSSDGSDTESESVDEVEAQVENAEKSNIEEAGCTDLPAIPDSVISKYHITPNLQKYELQDMHIGRFWRSFTYFEWRPTPAIRRQLQQIICEYKETFMKQEYTNLSQLPDFDPLFISHLGAPKPLHISLTRSLLFETEEQRQTFIHEIHNGLQNHRISPFTLEICPYPKLYISEQANTLYLGLPVSGRCNRTHLSPFQTIIGEALQKSRIPDYQELIVNLHSLHISIAVASKASQVTLKRYQQLNETMGALMLLNNKSAYQLELFVNSINCDENRHSIKIPFT; encoded by the coding sequence ATGGAATTCATATCTATAGATTATTCTAGCAGTGACGGTAGTGATACCGAAAGTGAAAGTGTCGACGAAGTTGAAGCCCAAGTTGAAAACGCAGAGAAAAGTAACATAGAGGAAGCAGGCTGCACTGATTTACCTGCAATTCCAGATTCAGTTATATCTAAGTATCATATCACACCGAACCTACAAAAGTACGAATTGCAAGATATGCATATAGGTCGATTTTGGCGTTCATTTACCTATTTTGAGTGGCGTCCAACTCCAGCGATTCGTCGAcaacttcaacaaattaTATGTGAATACAAGGAAACGTTCATGAAACAGGAATACACCAATTTGAGCCAATTGCCAGATTTTGATCCGCTATTCATCTCGCATTTGGGAGCCCCCAAGCCCTTACACATTTCCTTAACACGATCGCTGCTATTCGAAACTGAAGAGCAAAGACAGACTTTTATCCATGAAATACATAATGGTTTACAAAACCATAGAATATCTCCCTTTACACTCGAAATTTGCCCATATCCAAAATTGTATATATCAGAACAGGCCAATACGTTGTACCTCGGTCTCCCTGTCTCGGGGCGCTGCAATAGAACACACCTTTCTCCTTTCCAAACCATAATAGGAGAAGCACTTCAGAAATCAAGAATTCCGGACTATCAAGAGCTGATTGTAAACCTGCACAGTTTACATATTTCAATTGCCGTAGCTAGCAAGGCTTCACAAGTCACGCTCAAGCGTTATCAGCAACTTAACGAGACCATGGGAGCACTCATGCTACTGAACAATAAATCCGCATACCAGTTGGAGCTCTTCGTTAACTCTATAAATTGTGATGAGAACCGCCACTCTATTAAAATTCCATTTACTTAA